A DNA window from Danio aesculapii chromosome 14, fDanAes4.1, whole genome shotgun sequence contains the following coding sequences:
- the LOC130240823 gene encoding alcohol dehydrogenase class-3-like, with amino-acid sequence METEGKVIKCKAAVAWEPGKPLSIEDVEVAPPKAHEVRIKMVASGICHTDWTFLHEVGKTMNPQPFPVVLGHEGAGVVESVGPGVTKMAKGDKVIPLVVPQCGQCERCLSPKTNLCSKNWEKTQQCLLADGTSRITCKNQQVHQFIAISTFSEYTVVPEDNVTKIHPDAPLDRVCLLGCGVSTGYGAAVNTGKVESGSTCAVFGLGAVGLAAVMGCKAAGATRIIAVDINSDKFETAKTFGATEFVNPKDHSKPIQEVLRELTNGGVDYALECVGNVGVMRAAVEACSPAGGVCVMVGWTRMGELTLVSEDILLGKTLKGSYFGGWKSVEAVPKLVQEYLSGKILLDEFVTHRMTLDQINQAFDLMITGKSIRTVIQM; translated from the exons ATGGAAACTGAGGGAAAG GTGATCAAGTGCAAGGCAGCAGTGGCCTGGGAACCTGGAAAACCACTGTCCATTGAGGATGTAGAGGTCGCTCCTCCCAAAGCACATGAAGTACGGATCAAG ATGGTGGCATCTGGAATATGCCATACCGACTGGACTTTCCTACATGAAGTTGGTAAAACAATGAATCCACAGCCTTTTCCTGTGGTTTTGGGGCATGAAGGGGCAGGAGTGGTGGAGAGTGTCGGTCCAGGTGTCACAAAGATGGCCAAAG GTGATAAAGTTATTCCTTTAGTCGTGCCACAGTGTGGACAATGTGAACGTTGCCTGAGTCCAAAGACAAATCTTTGCTCCAAAAACTG GGAGAAAACTCAGCAATGCCTTCTTGCTGATGGCACCAGCAGGATCACCTGTAAGAATCAGCAGGTTCATCAGTTTATTGCTATCAGCACTTTCTCTGAATATACGGTTGTGCCAGAGGACAATGTGACCAAGATTCACCCAGACGCTCCACTGGACAGAGTGTGTTTGCTGGGCTGTGGAGTTTCTACAGGATATGGGGCAGCAGTGAACACAGGCAAA GTGGAATCTGGCTCCACATGTGCAGTGTTTGGTTTGGGAGCTGTGGGACTGGCAGCTGTCATGGGCTGCAAAGCTGCCGGTGCCACCAGAATCATCGCTGTTGACATCAATTCAGACAAGTTTGAGACCGCCAAGACATTTGGAGCGACTGAGTTTGTGAACCCTAAAGACCACAGTAAACCTATTCAGGAAGTGCTGAGGGAGCTGACCAATGGTGGGGTTGACTACGCTCTTGAGTGTGTGGGCAATGTGGGGGTTATG AGAGCAGCTGTGGAAGCCTGCAGTCCAGCAGGAGGAGTCTGTGTGATGGTGGGCTGGACCCGGATGGGGGAACTAACCCTGGTCTCTGAGGATATTCTGCTGGGAAAAACTTTGAAAGGCTCCTATTTTGGTG GTTGGAAGAGTGTTGAGGCAGTCCCCAAGTTGGTGCAGGAGTATCTGAGCGGGAAGATTCTGCTGGATGAGTTTGTGACTCACAGAATGACTCTAGATCAGATTAACCAGGCCTTTGATCTCATGATCACCGGAAAAAG TATTCGCACAGTGATCCAGATGTGA